A stretch of the Ferviditalea candida genome encodes the following:
- a CDS encoding spore germination protein, with translation MAVIINMIAINVNSQTTNSAVAIGENEQAAWTSHNKSNFGNGVFVGNTLAPNNIIIISDNDIIDMPVNDNDFVPSGQNQQA, from the coding sequence ATGGCGGTAATCATCAACATGATCGCAATCAATGTCAATTCCCAGACTACCAACTCTGCGGTTGCAATAGGGGAAAACGAACAGGCCGCCTGGACCTCCCATAATAAAAGCAATTTCGGTAATGGAGTGTTCGTCGGTAATACACTTGCGCCCAACAACATCATCATTATTTCCGATAACGATATCATCGATATGCCGGTGAACGACAACGACTTCGTGCCATCCGGGCAGAATCAGCAGGCGTAA
- a CDS encoding biotin-dependent carboxyltransferase family protein — protein MSLIIHHPGLLTTVQDAGRQGFLQYGVTESGAMDTYALRIANLLAGNSERAAALELTLNGGSFEFAEDMLIAVCGADMSAAIGSVAVPMWKPVFVRKGSVMSFGRAVSGCRTYLAAAGGLDVTEVMGSAGTYLRGGFGGYGGRALQKGDHLRTGAKSDWSLRQIAQLSGRCGEREFAAAAWSAGSIQVVSYLYQPFVRAMRGHEFDLFKAESRELFFDGIFRVESPSDRMGYLLSGERLSLTAPQEAISEAVAFGTVQVPPSGSPIVLMADHPTTGGYPRIAQAAFVDLPVLAQTKPGESVRFREITLAEAQRLYAVKEMEIRQLREAISLK, from the coding sequence ATGAGTCTGATTATTCATCATCCCGGTTTGCTGACAACCGTTCAGGATGCCGGCAGGCAGGGATTTCTGCAATATGGAGTGACGGAAAGCGGCGCCATGGATACCTATGCGCTGCGTATCGCCAATCTGCTTGCAGGCAATTCGGAGCGGGCGGCTGCTCTGGAATTGACGCTAAACGGAGGCTCGTTCGAATTTGCGGAAGATATGCTGATCGCGGTATGCGGTGCGGACATGTCCGCCGCCATCGGAAGTGTGGCGGTGCCGATGTGGAAGCCCGTCTTTGTCCGTAAAGGGAGCGTCATGAGCTTCGGCAGGGCGGTCAGCGGCTGCAGAACATATTTGGCGGCAGCGGGTGGACTGGATGTAACGGAAGTAATGGGAAGCGCGGGCACTTATCTGAGAGGCGGCTTCGGCGGCTATGGGGGACGGGCGCTGCAAAAGGGCGACCATCTTCGAACCGGGGCCAAATCAGATTGGAGCCTGAGGCAGATAGCTCAGCTTTCCGGCCGTTGCGGAGAACGGGAATTTGCAGCGGCCGCCTGGTCGGCCGGTAGCATCCAGGTTGTGTCGTATCTTTACCAACCGTTTGTCAGAGCAATGCGCGGTCATGAATTTGATCTTTTTAAAGCGGAAAGCCGGGAGCTTTTTTTTGACGGAATCTTCCGTGTCGAGTCCCCTTCCGATCGAATGGGGTATTTGCTCAGCGGTGAGCGGCTTTCGCTTACAGCACCGCAGGAAGCGATCTCGGAGGCAGTGGCTTTCGGAACGGTACAGGTGCCGCCAAGCGGGAGTCCGATTGTGCTGATGGCCGATCACCCGACGACCGGAGGCTATCCGCGAATCGCTCAAGCGGCATTTGTGGATTTGCCGGTACTCGCCCAGACGAAGCCCGGCGAATCGGTGCGATTCAGGGAAATTACGCTGGCGGAAGCGCAGAGGCTGTATGCCGTCAAAGAAATGGAGATTCGTCAACTGAGAGAAGCCATAAGCTTGAAGTGA
- the pxpB gene encoding 5-oxoprolinase subunit PxpB: protein MKSGEEYEIYPLGERAATVRFGAVIDPDIHNRVRAMMSVLREKPFPGLVEAAPAFTSVTVYYDPLRVASDAATPYDAVCLHLKETLLQAELHPPKAPRTVEIPVCYDGGFGPDLAQVAEWNGLTKEEVIRIHSEPVYTIYMIGFAPGFPYLGGMSERIAAPRKSSPRMMVPAGSVGIAGKQTGIYPLNSPGGWQIIGRTPLELFRPGHIPPSLLQAGDLVRFCPIRKEEYEHLKERGE from the coding sequence TTGAAGTCGGGAGAAGAATATGAAATATATCCGTTGGGGGAGCGCGCGGCAACGGTCAGATTCGGCGCCGTGATCGATCCCGATATTCACAATCGTGTCCGGGCGATGATGTCCGTACTGCGGGAAAAGCCTTTTCCGGGGTTAGTGGAAGCCGCGCCTGCATTCACTTCCGTAACGGTCTATTATGATCCGCTGCGGGTCGCAAGCGATGCCGCAACGCCATATGACGCCGTTTGCCTGCATCTGAAAGAGACGCTGTTGCAGGCTGAGCTTCATCCCCCAAAAGCCCCAAGAACCGTGGAAATTCCCGTTTGCTATGACGGCGGCTTTGGACCGGATCTGGCGCAGGTGGCGGAATGGAACGGGCTGACGAAGGAGGAAGTGATCCGTATTCATTCCGAGCCGGTATATACGATTTACATGATTGGATTTGCCCCGGGCTTTCCTTATCTGGGGGGGATGTCGGAGCGAATCGCGGCACCGAGAAAAAGCTCTCCGCGAATGATGGTGCCTGCAGGATCGGTGGGAATCGCGGGCAAACAGACGGGGATTTATCCGTTGAATTCGCCTGGCGGCTGGCAAATTATCGGGCGGACTCCGCTGGAATTGTTCCGCCCGGGTCACATTCCTCCGAGCCTGCTCCAAGCGGGAGATCTTGTCCGTTTTTGCCCGATTCGCAAGGAGGAGTACGAACATTTGAAGGAGCGCGGAGAATGA
- a CDS encoding HD family phosphohydrolase, with amino-acid sequence MLLLSGWFLLQAAMLVVLIWLSWRYFDRRYKERDDGKHPQGLYDGSLEKTQEVFIDPKDGFKYRVYYNRTTGEREYIREQ; translated from the coding sequence ATGCTGCTCCTGTCCGGGTGGTTTCTTCTGCAGGCTGCCATGTTGGTTGTGCTGATCTGGCTCAGCTGGCGTTATTTTGACCGCCGCTATAAAGAAAGAGACGATGGCAAGCATCCCCAAGGGCTGTATGACGGGTCTTTGGAAAAAACCCAGGAAGTATTCATCGATCCAAAGGACGGCTTTAAATATCGCGTCTATTATAACCGCACAACCGGGGAGCGCGAATATATCCGTGAGCAATAA
- a CDS encoding YbjQ family protein, whose product MIVTTTENIKGFEVTEVLGTAFGVVVRARGIGGDILASLKGLVGGEIKQYTQMIEDARRQAMDRMVQNAHAMGADAVVMMRFDSGDIGSNMSEIVAYGTAVKARKQE is encoded by the coding sequence ATGATCGTCACCACAACGGAAAACATTAAAGGCTTCGAGGTAACGGAAGTGCTTGGGACCGCCTTCGGCGTAGTCGTTCGGGCAAGAGGGATCGGCGGGGATATTCTCGCTTCGTTAAAGGGGCTAGTCGGCGGAGAAATCAAACAATATACGCAAATGATCGAGGACGCCCGCAGACAGGCGATGGACAGAATGGTCCAGAACGCCCATGCCATGGGAGCTGACGCCGTCGTTATGATGCGATTCGACAGCGGCGACATCGGGTCCAACATGAGCGAAATCGTAGCTTATGGCACAGCCGTCAAAGCGAGAAAGCAGGAATAA
- a CDS encoding class II fumarate hydratase: MTMTMGALTIGYLQKSPEAGNPHHFEGGRFRVSADSLGEVRIPAGAYYGPQTRRAVENFPISGLRLPRRFIRAQALIKASAAAVHMRLGELDGRIGSAIVRAAEEVVEGKWDDQFVVDVYQAGAGTSQNMNANEVIANRALELLGEPFDNKKVIHPNDHVNRGQSTNDTIPTAIYISAYESLREELFPALDRLFGALYDKGKEFDPILKSGRTHLQDAVPLRLGQEFMGYAYTVKDAAAALERASQRLLEIGIGGNAVGTGVNTRPEYIPMMLEELSRRTGVQWREPSDRFAFMQNPSAALAVSGHVRELAVHLIKISSDLRLLSSGPNTGLAEIRLPAVQPGSSIMPGKVNPVIPEMLYMVCCQVIGNDTAIQTAMAGSQLEINVMMPVITHSLLQSISIMSNAVQVFVDKCVVGITADSERCAYWADRSLAMVTLLNPLIGYDRAAEIARRSLETGRSIKDLVAAGGLVPQEQWDELILNSTGKS, from the coding sequence CGCAGGAGCGTACTATGGTCCGCAAACCCGCCGAGCGGTGGAAAATTTTCCGATCAGCGGACTGAGATTGCCAAGGCGTTTTATTCGAGCGCAAGCGCTGATCAAGGCATCTGCGGCAGCGGTGCATATGCGTCTGGGCGAGCTGGACGGACGAATCGGCAGCGCCATCGTGCGGGCAGCCGAGGAAGTGGTGGAGGGGAAGTGGGATGATCAATTTGTGGTCGATGTCTATCAGGCAGGCGCGGGAACTTCTCAGAACATGAACGCCAACGAGGTGATTGCGAACCGCGCTTTGGAACTGCTGGGGGAACCGTTCGACAACAAAAAGGTCATCCATCCGAATGACCACGTCAACCGGGGCCAATCGACGAACGATACGATTCCGACTGCCATTTACATATCGGCCTATGAGTCACTGCGGGAAGAATTATTTCCCGCCTTGGACCGATTGTTCGGGGCGCTGTACGATAAGGGGAAGGAATTCGATCCGATTCTGAAATCGGGAAGAACCCATCTTCAGGACGCCGTTCCGCTTCGGCTCGGCCAGGAGTTTATGGGATATGCCTATACAGTCAAAGACGCAGCGGCCGCCCTGGAACGCGCTTCACAAAGGCTGCTGGAAATCGGCATCGGCGGCAATGCTGTAGGTACGGGTGTGAATACCCGCCCAGAATACATCCCCATGATGCTGGAGGAGCTCAGCAGGCGGACCGGCGTTCAGTGGAGGGAGCCGTCCGACCGCTTTGCCTTTATGCAGAATCCGTCGGCAGCGTTGGCCGTCAGCGGACACGTGCGCGAATTGGCCGTGCATTTGATCAAAATTTCGAGCGATCTTCGGCTGTTGAGCTCGGGGCCGAATACGGGCCTGGCGGAAATTCGGCTGCCCGCAGTGCAGCCCGGCTCATCGATCATGCCCGGCAAGGTCAATCCTGTTATTCCGGAAATGCTGTATATGGTTTGCTGCCAAGTCATCGGCAACGATACGGCGATTCAAACCGCAATGGCAGGCAGCCAGCTGGAAATCAATGTGATGATGCCGGTCATCACCCATAGCCTGCTCCAATCGATTTCGATCATGTCCAACGCCGTGCAGGTATTCGTCGACAAATGTGTCGTCGGCATTACTGCCGATTCAGAGCGCTGCGCTTATTGGGCGGACCGCAGCCTTGCGATGGTCACACTTTTGAATCCTCTGATCGGTTACGATCGCGCGGCGGAAATCGCCCGCCGCTCCTTGGAAACCGGGCGTTCGATCAAAGATTTGGTTGCTGCTGGGGGACTCGTCCCGCAGGAACAATGGGACGAATTGATTTTGAATTCGACGGGGAAAAGCTGA